From the Fusobacterium sp. IOR10 genome, one window contains:
- the ilvD gene encoding dihydroxy-acid dehydratase, protein MRSDEIKKGIKRTPHKSLLKSLGLTDEEIKRPLIGVAGSFNEIVPGHMHLRSIIDAVKAGVRTAGGIPMEFNTIAVCDGLAMNHEGMKYSLVTREIVADSIEATGMAMPFDAMVFIPSCDKVVPGMLMAAARLNIPCIFVSGGPMLAGNFRNEKIGLSNVFEYIGQYENNQITEDELKEVENIACPTCGSCSGMYTANTMNCLTEALGMALPGNGTVPAVYSKRLRLAKLTGMQIMKVLDKNLKPSDIMTKETFYNALRVDMALGGSTNTTLHLCEIAKNMNVDLDLYDFDKASKETPQLCKLSPSGKYFIEDLDAAGGIPGVMKNLDELNLINPSMTVSLTTQTEIAKNAKISNEDVIHKFENAYNKTGGLSVLRGNIAKNGCIVKSAGVLPKMLVHSGPAKVFNSEEEAIEGIYSNKIVKGDVIVIKYEGIKGGPGMREMLSPTAAIAGMGLDEDVALLTDGRFSGATRGASIGHINPEAYEYGEIGIVENGDIIEIDIPNGNLNVKLSDEEIAKRMKNFKPLQHNNKSICLKKL, encoded by the coding sequence ATGAGAAGTGATGAAATTAAAAAAGGAATTAAAAGAACACCTCACAAGTCCCTTTTGAAATCTTTAGGACTTACTGATGAAGAAATTAAAAGACCATTAATTGGTGTAGCTGGATCATTTAATGAAATTGTCCCAGGACATATGCATTTAAGAAGTATCATTGATGCTGTTAAAGCTGGAGTTAGAACTGCTGGTGGAATTCCAATGGAATTTAATACTATTGCAGTTTGTGATGGTCTTGCTATGAACCATGAAGGAATGAAATATTCCCTTGTTACTAGAGAAATAGTTGCAGATTCAATTGAAGCAACTGGTATGGCAATGCCCTTTGATGCTATGGTTTTTATTCCTAGTTGTGATAAAGTTGTTCCTGGAATGTTAATGGCAGCAGCAAGATTGAACATTCCATGTATCTTTGTAAGTGGTGGTCCAATGCTTGCTGGAAATTTTAGAAATGAAAAAATTGGACTTAGTAATGTTTTCGAATATATTGGTCAATATGAAAATAATCAAATAACAGAAGATGAATTAAAAGAAGTTGAAAATATAGCTTGTCCAACTTGTGGATCTTGTTCTGGTATGTATACAGCAAATACTATGAACTGTTTAACTGAAGCTCTTGGAATGGCTTTACCTGGAAACGGTACTGTTCCTGCTGTATATTCAAAGAGATTGAGATTGGCTAAATTAACTGGAATGCAAATTATGAAAGTTCTTGATAAAAATCTTAAACCTTCAGATATAATGACAAAGGAAACTTTTTACAATGCCCTAAGAGTTGATATGGCATTGGGAGGTTCTACAAATACTACTCTACATCTTTGTGAAATTGCTAAAAATATGAATGTGGATTTGGATTTATATGATTTTGATAAAGCTTCTAAAGAAACTCCTCAACTTTGCAAATTATCCCCTTCTGGAAAATATTTTATAGAAGATTTAGATGCTGCTGGAGGAATTCCTGGAGTTATGAAAAATCTTGATGAACTTAATCTTATTAATCCAAGTATGACAGTTTCTCTTACTACCCAAACAGAAATTGCTAAAAATGCCAAAATTTCAAATGAAGATGTTATTCATAAGTTTGAAAATGCCTATAATAAAACTGGAGGTCTTTCAGTTTTAAGAGGAAATATTGCTAAAAATGGATGTATTGTTAAAAGTGCTGGAGTTTTACCTAAAATGCTAGTTCACTCAGGACCTGCTAAAGTTTTCAATTCAGAAGAAGAGGCCATTGAAGGAATTTATAGCAATAAAATAGTAAAAGGTGACGTTATTGTTATTAAATATGAAGGAATTAAAGGTGGACCTGGAATGAGAGAAATGCTATCACCAACTGCTGCTATTGCAGGAATGGGATTAGATGAAGACGTAGCTCTTTTAACAGATGGACGATTCTCTGGTGCTACTAGAGGAGCATCAATAGGACATATTAATCCTGAAGCTTATGAATATGGAGAAATTGGTATTGTGGAAAATGGCGATATTATTGAAATTGATATTCCTAATGGAAATTTAAATGTAAAACTTAGCGATGAAGAAATTGCCAAAAGAATGAAAAATTTCAAACCTTTACAACATAACAATAAAAGTATTTGCTTAAAAAAATTATGA
- a CDS encoding M48 family metallopeptidase gives MKPRVIITKKNIKNLIMKIKGDGNIYISSPIFLNDKYIYEFIEKKENWINKKLKEFSLKSKIKVVDYSNNCEIYYLGKPYFLNLKSSNNNKIYISNNQINLEISDVNNIQLIENTLNYWYREQGKILFEKILSKYLKLTCLNISKLNIKTLKSNWGSCNCNKKIINLNSELMKKDIRFIEYVILHEISHLVHPNHSKNFYNYIEKFMPDWRERKSL, from the coding sequence ATGAAGCCTAGAGTAATAATAACAAAAAAAAATATTAAAAATTTAATCATGAAAATAAAAGGAGATGGAAATATATATATTTCTTCTCCAATTTTTTTAAATGACAAATACATATATGAATTTATTGAAAAAAAAGAAAATTGGATAAATAAAAAATTAAAAGAATTCAGTTTAAAATCAAAGATAAAAGTTGTTGATTACTCAAATAATTGTGAAATTTATTATTTAGGAAAGCCTTATTTTCTTAATTTAAAATCAAGTAATAACAATAAAATATATATTTCAAATAATCAAATTAATCTAGAAATCTCAGATGTTAACAACATTCAGTTAATTGAGAATACTTTGAATTATTGGTATAGGGAACAAGGGAAAATATTGTTTGAAAAAATACTATCCAAATACCTAAAATTAACATGTTTAAATATTTCTAAATTGAACATAAAAACTTTAAAATCAAATTGGGGATCTTGCAATTGTAACAAAAAAATAATAAATCTAAATTCAGAATTAATGAAAAAAGATATTAGATTTATTGAATATGTTATTTTGCATGAAATTTCCCATCTTGTTCATCCAAATCATAGTAAAAATTTCTATAATTATATTGAAAAATTCATGCCTGATTGGCGAGAAAGAAAATCTCTATAA